The Thermomonospora curvata DSM 43183 DNA segment GCCAGGCGCCGCCGGGCCAGGTCCCGGTCGATGAGCAGGCAGGCGAAGGCGGCCAGGATCCAGAACATCACGAAGATGTCCAGCAGCGCGGTGCGGCTGGTGACGAACGCCAGCCCGTCCACCGCCAGCAGCAGCCCGGCCGCGCAGCCCAGCAGGGTCGAACCGGTCATCCGGCGGCCCACCCGGCACAGGATCAGCACCGACAGCGTCCCGATCAGCGCGGGCATGAACCGCCAGCCGAACGGGGTGGCGCCGAACAGCCACTCGCCGATCGCGATCATCCATTTGCCGGCCGGGGGGTGGGCGATGAAGGCCGCCCCTTCCGCCCAGATGCCGTCGGTGCTGTCCTGCTCGATCAGGAGTTTGTCGGCGTCTTTGACGGAGTTGTGCTCCCAGCCGAACTCCAGCAGCGCCAGCGAGTCCTTGGCGTAGTAGGTCTCGTCGAAGACCACGGCGTCGGGCGTGGACAGCCGGTGGAACCGCAAGAACCCGGCCAGCAGCGTGACCAGCAGCGGACCGGCCCATCCCCACAGCGCGCCGCCGGGAACCGGTGGCGCCAGCCAGTCCCGCAATGACGGCGGGCGGCGGTGTTGCGCCGAGTCCGTCGCCGGCTTGATCTCCGTCATCGCCATCCCGCCATCGTATGGGGGTCCTCCCTGAGCTCTACGCGAGATCATCAACCGGCCTGATCCGGCCAGCCGGGGCGATGGTGGTCATTGCCGGTCGCAGTGGCCGAAACCCCGGCTGTCCCGGCATTGGAAATACGCACCATGCGCCCCTTGGGGATCGCATGCGCGTCCCATGCGCCCGTGCCGGCCCGGAACACCGGCGGGCGCGCCGGGAATGGCGTTCCTGGAACGCCAAAGCGCATCCATGTCACCCCCGCCTTCCGGCCAGGCCCTGAAATGCGCCGCTGGAGGCGCCACCGCGCCGGCTCCCGGCCCCTGCCTACCCCGGCGCCGTCCATCGCCGAGAAACGATCCCGGAAAGATGCGGCCCGCCGGAGCACGGCCGGGCCAATAGGCTCGATGAGTGTCGCAGGAAACCGGAACGCTGACGTTGGCCGCCGCGCCGATCGGGCGGGTGGAGGACGCCTCGGCGAGGCTGCGCCGGGCGCTGGCCGACGCCGAGATCATCGCCGCCGAGGACACCCGCAGGCTGCGGCGCCTGGCCGCCGAGTTGCAGGTGGAGCTGCGGGCCAAGGTGGTGTCCTACTACGACCACAACGAGCGCGCCCGCACCGGCGAGCTGATCGCCGAGCTGCTGGCCGGCCACGATGTGCTGGTGGTGACGGACGCGGGCATGCCCGGGGTGTCCGACCCCGGGTACCGGCTGGTCGCCGCCGCCGTGGCCGAGGACGTGCCGGTGACCGTGCTGCCGGGGCCGTCGGCGGTCACCACTGCGCTGGTGGTCTCCGGGCTGCCGTCCGACCGGTTCTGCTTTGAGGGCTTTTTGCCGCGCCGGCCCGGCGAGCGCAGCCGCGCCCTGCACCGCCTGGCCGGCGAGACCCGCACGATGGTGTTCTTCGAGGCCCCGCACCGGCTGGCCGCCACCTTGGCGGCGATGGCCGAGGCGTTCGGCGCCGACCGTCCGGCCGCCGTCTGCCGGGAGCTCACCAAGACCTACGAGGAGGTCCGGCGCGGGCCGCTGGGCGAGCTGGCCGACTGGGCCGCCCACGGCGTCAAAGGCGAGATCACCGTGGTGGTCGGCGGGGCGGCCGAACCGGAGGGCACCGACGACCCGGCCGAGCTGGCCGCCGCCGTCGCGGCGCTGGAAAGCGGCGGCACCCCCCGCAAGGCCGCCATCGCCGAGGTGGCCCGCCGCAACGGCCTGCCCAAACGGGTCGTCTACGACGCCGTCGTGGCCGGCCGGAACTGACCGGGCCCTGCCGGATGCGCCCCTGAGCGGGGCACAATTGAAGTGGCGGCGATGCGACGGCTCACCACCGGGAGGTGGGAGCGATGCACAAGATGGCGCACGAGACGTGGACCACCCACGAAAGCTGGGTCTACCAATGCACCCGATGCCTGGAGACCTGGACCGAAGAGTATGACGCCCGGCACGTCGCCGACGGGCACGGCGGTGAGGCGGTGGCCTACCGGCACGACGGGCAGCCGTGCATATCGCCCTGGTGCGACCACATGTGCCCCCGCTGCCACGGCTACAGCGTCAAGGCGTTCGCGGCCCCCTGGAGCAGGACGGCCTCGGCCCACGCCCGCCGTGACATCGCAGACCAGCTGCTGGTGTCCCGGCTCCGCCGGATGGGCGCCTACTGACCGCCGGAGGGCGGCCGACCGGCCCGCCCCAGCGGCCCGGTGAACGCCAGCGCGGCGGCCAGCGACGCCAGCGGCACGGCCGGCAGCACGTACCGGTAGTCGAACTCGGCGGTGGCGGCCGGGGCCAGCAGCAACCCGGTCGCCAGCGTCCACGGCAAGAACACCGCACCGCCCAGTCGCCGCCACAGCGGCACCATGCCCGCCAGCCCGACCAGCAGCAGCGCCCCCACCATCGTGCCCCGCAGATAGAAGTGGTCCTGGTAGAAGCGGATCATTCCGGCGAACGGCTCCACCACCTGAGTCTGCGCCGGGCCCCCCTCATAGGCGACCGCCACGTCGGCGGCGGTGGAGTCGGCGTCCATCCGCCACACCGGCAGCGGCACCGCCGACTTTTCGAACTCATACAGCCGGTAGGTCTTCAGGTCCGGGAACACCGTGCGCTCCCAGCGGAACGCCCGGAAGAAGTCCCCGGCCACCACCGCCAGGTAGTCGCCCGGCTGGGCCATGATCGCCTTGCGGGAGAAACCGCCGGCGATCTCGTTCTGCCGGGGCCCGAAACGCTGCAGGTCCACCACCCGCTTGAGCGGGGAGCGGCGGTCCCAGATGCCGTCTTGGGAGTTGGGCAGCTTGTTGCCGGGCTGCACGCACAGCTGCTGCTCATCGACGGTCAGGTTGGGGATCTTGTGGCAGTCGGCGAACTTGTAGGCGCGGGCGAACAGGAACACCCCGTCGCTTTCGGTCATCGCGAACTTGCCGTGCGCGGAGGCGAACCAGCTCATATAGGCCACGGCCGGCACCGCGCAGGCCGCCAGCATGACCGTCAGCGGCCGCCAGCCGTCCCGCCGCAGCAGCATGAACACGCACACCCCGGCCAGCACCGGCAGCCCCACCGTCCGGGTCAGCCAGGCCGCCGCCAGCAGCAGCCCCACCGCCGCGGCGATCCGCAGCGGCGGCCGCCCGTGCCACAGCAGCAGCGTGACCGCGGCGACCACCAGGAACGAAAACAGCGTGTCCGACAGCACCAGGTGCTCCAGCTGGATCTGGTAGGCGTCCAGCAGCACCGGGGCCGCCGCCAGCGCCGCGCCCCAGCCGGGCAGGCCGAACCGCCGCCGCAGCACCGCGTAGATCATCACGCCCATGGCCAGGCCCATCAGGTGCTGGACGAGGGCCACCAGCGTGAAGCTGTGCAGCGGGCGGAGCACCAGCAGCAGGAACGAGTAAC contains these protein-coding regions:
- the rsmI gene encoding 16S rRNA (cytidine(1402)-2'-O)-methyltransferase — its product is MSQETGTLTLAAAPIGRVEDASARLRRALADAEIIAAEDTRRLRRLAAELQVELRAKVVSYYDHNERARTGELIAELLAGHDVLVVTDAGMPGVSDPGYRLVAAAVAEDVPVTVLPGPSAVTTALVVSGLPSDRFCFEGFLPRRPGERSRALHRLAGETRTMVFFEAPHRLAATLAAMAEAFGADRPAAVCRELTKTYEEVRRGPLGELADWAAHGVKGEITVVVGGAAEPEGTDDPAELAAAVAALESGGTPRKAAIAEVARRNGLPKRVVYDAVVAGRN